A portion of the Intestinibacillus sp. Marseille-P6563 genome contains these proteins:
- a CDS encoding DUF1667 domain-containing protein encodes MKELICITCPKGCHLKIDEQNGYKVTGNACPRGEIYGKTEVSNPVRMVTSTVRIQGAKGNRLSVKTDHPLPKKMIFDCMKALDTVVAVAPVRVGDVILPQVCGTDVNIVATKSM; translated from the coding sequence ATGAAAGAATTGATCTGTATTACATGCCCCAAGGGCTGTCATTTGAAAATTGATGAACAAAATGGATACAAAGTTACCGGAAATGCTTGCCCTCGGGGGGAGATTTATGGTAAAACTGAAGTATCCAATCCGGTACGCATGGTGACGAGCACCGTGCGTATCCAGGGAGCCAAGGGAAACCGGCTTTCGGTCAAGACCGACCATCCGCTGCCGAAAAAGATGATTTTCGATTGCATGAAGGCACTGGATACTGTGGTGGCAGTTGCACCCGTACGGGTGGGGGATGTGATCTTGCCGCAGGTGTGCGGCACAGATGTCAATATCGTGGCGACAAAAAGCATGTAA
- a CDS encoding MgtC/SapB family protein has product MQSVTIWDIIFRLSAAMIVGIIVGGQRAKTAHPAGLRTHMLVALGAAVVMIVGSKLYQDTLSLYQGSPDPARLGAQVISGVGFLGAGTILKDGTSVRGLTTAASLWSVACLGLAAGMGYYVLSFLGSGAIFITLSVFDFIQSRLQRRRMFRINLNMECSELGSGLMQMDEICTQNHVAMQNISFGQRKTGNYFIKLRVIFPPRSTEDDKKGFLLQIAQIATFLKVENQEE; this is encoded by the coding sequence ATGCAGAGCGTTACGATTTGGGATATTATCTTCCGCTTGTCGGCTGCCATGATCGTGGGCATCATCGTAGGGGGACAGCGTGCCAAGACTGCGCATCCGGCTGGTTTGCGCACCCATATGCTGGTGGCCTTGGGCGCTGCGGTTGTCATGATCGTGGGCAGCAAGCTTTATCAGGATACCCTGAGTTTGTATCAGGGTTCGCCGGACCCTGCCCGCTTGGGCGCGCAGGTCATTTCTGGTGTTGGTTTTCTGGGCGCTGGTACAATTTTGAAGGATGGTACCTCGGTGCGGGGGTTGACGACTGCTGCGAGCCTGTGGTCGGTCGCCTGCTTGGGGCTCGCGGCCGGAATGGGGTATTATGTGCTTTCTTTTCTGGGGAGCGGCGCAATCTTCATTACGCTGTCGGTGTTTGATTTTATTCAGAGCCGGCTGCAGCGCAGAAGAATGTTCCGTATCAACTTAAATATGGAATGTTCCGAACTGGGAAGCGGCCTGATGCAAATGGATGAGATCTGCACACAGAATCATGTCGCTATGCAGAACATCAGCTTTGGGCAGCGCAAGACGGGAAATTATTTTATCAAGCTTCGCGTGATCTTTCCGCCCCGCAGTACAGAAGATGATAAAAAGGGGTTTTTACTGCAAATTGCGCAGATCGCAACCTTTCTGAAGGTAGAGAATCAAGAGGAATAA
- a CDS encoding NAD(P)/FAD-dependent oxidoreductase — translation MKYDIVVIGGGPAGLAAAYAAWEKGARSICIVERDKELGGILNQCIHNGFGLHYFKQELTGPEYAGRFIEMLASTGVEVRLDTMVLEITEQKEVHVISQAQGYEVLQAKAVILSMGCRERTRGAIAIPGTRPAGVFTAGTAQRYLNMEGYMVGKRVVILGSGDIGLIMARRMTLEGAKVLACVEVMPYSGGLTRNIVQCLQDFDIPLYLSHTITDIQGRDRVERVVVSKVDENRQPVPGTEMVFDCDTVLLSVGLIPENELSRSAGIEIDPRTNGPVVYENMETSIPGIFACGNVVHVHDLVDFVTAESMRAGEAAAQFVQSTAVAATADLQTHPGTGVGYVVPQKVRRQNAQEGCSLFFRVRAIYRDAVIEVQDAAGQEIAKFPREHLAPGEMENVRIPRVLLDRAQGDLTVSIVQKGEAS, via the coding sequence ATGAAGTATGATATTGTAGTAATTGGCGGCGGTCCCGCAGGTTTGGCAGCCGCCTATGCTGCCTGGGAAAAGGGGGCACGTTCCATCTGCATCGTGGAACGCGATAAGGAGCTGGGCGGCATCCTCAATCAGTGCATTCACAATGGATTTGGCCTGCACTATTTCAAGCAGGAACTGACCGGACCGGAATATGCCGGACGGTTTATTGAGATGCTGGCTTCGACCGGCGTGGAAGTACGGCTGGATACCATGGTGCTGGAGATCACCGAACAAAAAGAAGTGCATGTCATCAGTCAGGCGCAGGGTTATGAAGTCTTGCAGGCCAAGGCGGTGATTTTGTCGATGGGCTGCCGGGAACGCACCCGCGGCGCGATCGCCATCCCGGGCACCCGTCCGGCCGGTGTGTTTACCGCGGGTACCGCTCAGCGGTATCTGAACATGGAAGGCTACATGGTCGGCAAACGGGTCGTTATTCTGGGGTCGGGTGATATTGGCCTGATTATGGCGCGCCGTATGACCTTGGAAGGGGCCAAGGTTCTGGCGTGCGTGGAAGTGATGCCTTATTCGGGCGGTCTGACCCGTAATATCGTACAGTGCTTGCAGGACTTTGATATCCCGCTGTATTTGTCGCATACCATTACCGACATTCAGGGACGTGACCGGGTCGAGCGGGTAGTGGTATCCAAGGTGGACGAAAATCGTCAGCCGGTACCGGGCACCGAAATGGTCTTTGACTGCGATACCGTTCTGCTGTCGGTCGGTCTTATTCCGGAAAACGAACTGTCCCGTTCGGCGGGCATCGAAATCGATCCGCGGACCAATGGACCGGTTGTCTACGAAAATATGGAGACTTCCATTCCGGGCATTTTTGCCTGCGGCAATGTGGTACACGTGCATGACCTGGTGGATTTTGTTACAGCAGAAAGCATGCGGGCCGGTGAAGCGGCTGCACAGTTCGTGCAGAGCACAGCTGTCGCCGCGACAGCCGATCTGCAAACCCATCCGGGCACCGGGGTGGGCTATGTCGTACCGCAAAAGGTACGTCGCCAGAATGCCCAGGAGGGCTGCTCGCTGTTCTTCCGGGTACGGGCGATTTATCGCGACGCGGTGATCGAAGTGCAGGATGCCGCAGGGCAGGAGATCGCAAAATTCCCGCGCGAACATTTGGCGCCGGGTGAAATGGAAAATGTTCGCATACCACGGGTGTTGTTGGACCGCGCACAGGGAGATTTGACGGTCTCCATTGTGCAGAAAGGGGAAGCATCATGA